From Bradyrhizobium sp. AZCC 1610:
GCAGCCTGCAGAATGATCGCCGCCACCAGCGACCACGCGCCGCCGGTTACGGCCGCGCCGGCCCGCGACCGCATGGCGTCGATGGCATGAACTACCGCCAGGATCAGCAGCGCATAGGCGGTCATGCGGTGCTCGAACTGCACGGTGAGCGTGTTGTCGAACAGATTGCGCCACCACGGCTCCTCGAACCACAGCCGCGCCGCCGAGGGAATGAAGGCGCCGTCGATCTCCGGCCAGGTGTTGTACACCCTGCCCGCCCGCAGGCCCGCGACCAGCGCGCCGAAATAAAGCTGGACGAAAGTCAGGGCGAGCAAAGCCACGCCAGAGACCTTCAGCCGCACGGGGACAACGGGCTGCGGACGCGCGGTCATCCGCCGCAGCGTCCAGATGATCGACGCAAAAATGATCAGGGCCAGCACCAGATGCGTCGCCAGCCGATACTGGGACACCTCGGTCCGTTGGGTGAGGCCGGAGGCGACCATCCACCAACCGACCGCGCCCTGCAGCGCGCCGAGGGCGAAGATCAGCCATAGCCGCCGCTTCAGCTCAGCGCCCAACGCGCCGCGCCACAGGAAGTACAGGAACGGCAGCAGATAGACCGCGCCGATCACGCGCCCGAGCAGGCGGTGGCTCCATTCCCACCAAAAGATGGTCTTGAACTCCGAGAGGCTCATGCCGGCGTTGAGTTCGCGATATTGTGGGATGGCCTTGTAGCCCTCGAACGCCTGCACCCACTGCGCCTCGTTGAGCGGCGGCAGCGTGCCGGTGACCGGCTTCCACTCGACGATCGACAATCCGGATTCCGTCAGCCGCGTGGCACCGCCGACCAGCACCATGACCGCGATCAGCCCGGCGACCACGATCAGCCACCATCTGATGGCGCCGGCATGCGGGGCCTGCTGTGCGGAACTACCGATCATAAAACCCGTCTTAAAACACGTCTTGGCTCGCCCCGAAGGCGCGCTTGATTGAATTGGCGCGCCCCTTATAGTCCGCCCCTTCCCGCGCGCAACCCGCCACAAGGCTCATATCCGCCATGACGATACGCACCCGCAAACTCTTCGGAACTATCGCCCTGCTGGTGCTGGTCGTGGTGTGGTCGCTCTTGGGAATGACCATCGCCCAGACGCCGTGGCTGGCCAGTTCAGGCCTGCTGCAATCGATCTTCTATGTCGTGGCGGGGCTCGGATGGGTGCTGCCAGCGATGCCGATCGTCAGCTGGATGTCGCGGCCCGACCGCGCCTAGACCCAATTGTCTCTCGTCGGCCTGACCGACGAAAACATGATTCCGGACAGCATCACGCGCATCATGCGCAACGAACGTTGCCGCCCGTCCCAGGCGATCCGCGGCAGGGCGTGCAGATTGGTATATCCCCTCGCCTCGACGACCCCCGGGATCGTCGATACCGCGCTGGCGAAACCTGCCTCCTGCCCCATCACGACGTGCTCCCGGCGCCAGGATTGCCGATCGCCGAACGGGTAGGCGAAATGCCTGACGGCGCAGCGCAAGGCAGCCTCGGCGACCGCCTTGCCCATCGTCATCTCGCGTTGCGCGTCGCCCCCTTTCAGGTTGGACAGCGCCGGATAGTTCACCGTTGCGCTGCCGATCGTCACCAGCGGATCGGCGGCGAGCTTCGTCAGATCGTCCCAATCCATTGATGCTGCCCGCGATAGCGCCGCGAGATCGACGGAGTAGCGCGTGCAGAGGTCGTGGATCGCGAACGAAAGATCCGGCGGCGGCAGCGTCCGCATCCAGCTCGTCAGAAATTCGAAAGTGTCATACTTCTCCGGCGTGCTGCCGGTTGCGAAACGCCGCTCCTGGCGGTCGATCACCAGGCTGATGCGATCCTCGCGCGCGATCATGTCTTCCAGCGCGAGCCACCAGGCTTCGCCGAGCCCGTCCGGAAACGCAGTGGGCAGGTAGATGGTGAAGGGCACGCCGTGCTTCGACAGCACGGGATAGGCCTGCGTGATGACGTCCTTGCAGCCGCCGTCGAAGGTCAGGCAGGCAAATCGATTGCCCTTTGGCAGCGTGACCGCCCGCCGGCACACTTGGTCCATCGTGATCAGATCGAAGTTCCAGCGCTTCAGCGCACGGATCGTCCGGTCGAGAAATTGCGGCGTGATTTCACGCCATCGGTTCGGTTGAAACGGGCGGGAATCGCGCGGACGCACGCGCTCGAACCGCAAAATGACACCGGCGCCGCCGGTCTCCCGCTGCTTCAGCCTGAAATAGCCGCTGAAATAGCCGAGCTCCATCGAGGCCCGCCGCCAAATTCCGAGATCCGAAGTCAACGTTCCGCCCTCAACCACACGGTCGCGCTGCCCCCGCCGCGCACCGATTGTATTACCCTTTGTTGACATTTCCCTGCGAGGGTCGGCCAAAGCCGAAAATTGTAAACAATTTCATATAGCACGGGCTCTGCGATGACCATGGCTGCCGCGATTGAAGACCGGACGGCGGATGCCGATGCGTGGTCGAAGGCGAGCCGCATCGCCGGCATCGACATCGTTCATGACCTCACTGCAGCGGAAGGCATCTGGCGCAACCTGGAAGGTGCGCAAACCTCCTTCACGCCGTATCAGCGCTTCGACTTCCTCAGTTCCTGGCAGCGGCAGGTCGGCGAGCGCGAAGGCCTCGCTCCCTTCATCGTGATCGCCTACGACGCGGAACGCCGTCCGCTGTTGCTGCTCCCGCTCGCGCTCAGGCACGCCTACGGCGCGCGTTGCGCCAGTTTCATGGGTGGCAAGCATTCCACCTTCAACATGGCGCTGTTCGACCGCGATTTCGCCGCAAGCGCAACGCAAGCCGATCTCGAAGGCCTGATATCGGCGATATCGCAGCGATCCAAAGCCGACGTCCTCACGCTGCATCAGCAACCGGTTCGCTGGCGCGATCTGCCCAATCCGCTTGCCTTGCTGCCGCATCAGCCGTCCGCCAATGATTGCCCGCTATTGGTGATGGAGCCCGGCGCCGCCCCCCCTGCGCTGATCAGCAATTCGTTCCGGCGCCGCCTCAAGGGCAAGGAACGCAAGCTGCAGTCTCTGCCCGGTTACCGCAGTCACGTGGCGTCATCTCAGGCCGACATCACGCGGCTGCTCGACTGGTTCTTCCGCGTCAAGCCGTTGCGGATGGCTGAGCAGAAGCTGCCGAATGTGTTCGCCGATCCCGGCATCGAGGATTTCATCCGCAGCGCCTGCACTGCGCCGCTCGCCGGCGGCAAGCACGCCATCGATATCCACGCGCTGGAATGCGACGAGGAAGTGATCGCGATCTTCGCCGGCGTCGCCGACGGCCACCGCTTCTCGATGCTGTTCAATACTTACACGATGTCGGCGAATTCGAAATACAGCCCCGGTCTGATCCTGATGCGCGACATCATCGATCACTATGCCGGACAGGGTTATTGCGCCCTCGACCTCGGGATCGGATCGGACGACTACAAGCGGCTGTTCTGCAAAAGTGACGAGCCGATCTTCGACAGCTTCATTGCGCTCAGCCAGCGCGGCAAGCTCGCCGCCAGCGTCATGTCCGGCCTCAACCGCACCAAGCGGCTGGTGAAGCACAATCCGGCACTGTTCGAAATGGCGCAAAAACTGCGCAGCGCGTTCAGCTAGCCAGTTGCTCCGTCATTGCGAGCGAAGCGAAGCAATCCATCGTGCCGCGCAAAGAATGGATTGCTTCGTCGCTGCGCTCCCTTGCGCAAATGCTTCGCGTTTGTCGCAGGAAATGACGAGCCAATTTACGCCGCCACAACGCGCGGGCCCGACTCGACCGAGTCCGAATCTTGGCACGGCTTGCTCAGCATCGTCACCTCGGAGAAGCCGACCGCCTTGAGCTGATCGCACATCAGCATGCGCGCGTCCGACGCCATTGACGCGTCGGGCACCACGACTGCCTGCGCCTGTGACGTCAGCAATTCGGCCGGCAGATCGGACGCCGCACCGGCGTCCAGCAGCACATGGTCGTAGACCCGCAGCAGCGCATCGATCGCGAGCGTCAACCGCGGCGACTGGAGCTGCGCGCGGTCGAAGCCGGGGCGTCCGGCGCTGACGAGATGAACGCGCGACAGCCGGTCCCTGGTGATGATTTGCGCAAACGACGCCTCGCCCTGCATCAACTCGGCAAGCCCCGGTGCTACCGGATCGACCGACGCCGCCGTGATGATCGGCGAGGATGCCACGAGATCGACCACCACGATCTTTGCCTGCTGCGCCATCAGCCGTGCCAGCGTCAGCGCGGTCAACGTGATGCTCTCGCTCGCTGCCGTACCGAGTACGGTCACCTTGCGCGCCTCAGCGCCTGCGCCAACCAGGATATCCGCCACCTGCTCGATTTCATCGATTCCCGCCGCGGTATCCATGCGAGGGCCGTCCGCGCGCGGCTCATTCATCATTGGCTCGGCGGCGCGATCCACTTCAACGTGGTCCGCCACGGGAAGCTCGGGCGCGATCGCCGGAGCGCGCACTGGCTCCGGCGGAGCAGCCATGACGATTTCGGGCGCGATTTCGCGCTCTACTTCCGGCGAAACCGCACCGGTGGCCCGCGGAGCGGTCATGCGCAACAGCGCGCCGGTCGCAATGGCGCCGGAAGTAAGCAGCAAGGTCGCCAGCGTCGCGATCAGCACGATCGGCAGCTTCTTTGGATAGGCCGGGGTGTTGGATACGGTGGCGCGTGAGATGACGCGACCATCGGTCGGCGCCGCCTCGATGTTCTCGCGGGCGCTCGCCTCGCGGTATTTGGCGAGATAGGATTCGAGCAGATCGCGCTGGGCCTTGGCTTCGCGCTCGAGTGCACGCAGCTGCACATCCTGGCCGTTGTTGGAGGAAGCCTGCTTCTTCAACTGGTCGAGGCTCGCCACCAGGCCATCGACCCGGCCGCCGGCAAGGCGCGCGTCACTCTCGAGCGAGCGCGAGATCTTGCTCGCCTCCTCGCGCAACTGGCGATCGATATCGGCAAGCTGCGCCCTCAGTTCCTTGATGCGGGGATGGCCGTCGAGCAGGGTCGACGACTGCTCGGCCAACTGCGCGCGCAGCGTGACCCGCTGTTCGGAGAGCCGGCGGACCAGTTCCGAGTTGAGCACTTCGGAGGCCTCGATCGGCCTGCCGCTCTGGAGCATTTCCTTGATCAGCCGTGCCTTGGATTCCGCATCCGACTTCAGCGCACGGGCATTGTTCAACTGCGTGTTGATCTCGCCCATCTGCTGGTTGGACAGCGTGGTGTTGTTGGTGCCGACGAACAGGCTCGACTTGGAGCGAAAATCCTCGACCCGCGATTCGGCCTCCGAAACCTTCTTGCGCAGATCGTCGATCTTGCCGGAAAGCCACTGGCCCGCGGCCTTCGCCTGATCCTGCCGCGCATCCTGCTGCAGCACCAGGTACCCTTCCGCGATCGAGTTGGCGACACGCGCGGCAAGTTCGGGATCGCGCGACTGGAATTCGACGACGATGACGCGGGATTTGTCGACCGCATAGGCCGTGAAGCGCTCGTAATAGGCTTCCAGCACGCGCTCTTCCGGCGTCAGCGAAAACGGGTCGCGCCCGATACCGACCATGGCCAGCAATGACTTCAGCGGCGAGACCCCCTGCAGCACCGGATCGAATTCCGGGCGGTCGGCAAGCTTGTTCTTCTTGATGATCTCGTGCGCCAGATCGCGGGACTGCACCAGTTGTACCTGGCTGGTGACGGCCTCGGCATCGAGCGCGGTGCGCTCCTCGTTGCGCTCCCCGTTCGGCCGCAGGAAAATGTTCTCGCGCCCGTCGACCAGGATGCGCGCTTCAGACTTGTAGCGGGGCGTGACCATATTGACCGCGGCCAGCGACGCCACCAGCGCCAGCACCGTCGGGACGATGATCCAGCTCCGCTTGCGCATCAGCGCATGACCGAGCGCTTGCAGATCGAGATCGCCGGATTCGGATGCGGCGACGGGCTTCGGAGCCGAAGTCGCAGGCCTAGCCATCGCCCGCTGCACCACCGGCTTGTCCTTGCCTGCACCCCAGAACGCCAAACGCATCGCACACCCCCGCGGACGCAACTGCTGGTCCGCCCGAACCCCGGCTGAGTACACTCCATTATGGTTGCCGCTGGGTTAATTTGCCCGGATTGCGCCCCGAGACGGCGCCCCGCATGCGCTCGGTCATTTTTTGTTAACCATGAAAGCCCTTAATCGCGGGATACTTTTCCAGGATTCCCGTGATGCGAGGCGTGCTCGCCCCAATTCCATGTCTGATTGCTGCACTGGCGCTTGCAGGCTGCATGGGCCGGACCGCGCCGGTCGCGGGCGCATCCGAAGGCAGTCCCGATTCCATGGCATACGGTACGCCCTATCCGGCCCCGATGGCGGTCGCCTATGCCGAGCCGGCGCCGGTCCGTCACGACGCGGCCTATCATCTCGATGCCGGTGACCGGCTGCGCGTCGTGGTCTACGGCCAGGAAGGCCTCACCAACACCTATGCGATCGATGCCGGCGGCGCGATCACGATGCCGCTGATCGGCGCAGTTCCGGCGCGCGGCCGCACCACGGCGGGGCTTGCGGCCGAGATATCGGCGAGGCTGCGCCGCGGTTTCATCCGCGAACCCTCCGTGGCCGTGGAAATCGAATCCTACCGGCCGTTCTTCATCCTCGGCGAAGTGGCGGCGCCGGGCCAATATCCCTATGTACCCAACATGACAGTTGAAAGTGCCGTCGCCATTGCAGGCGGCTTCTCGCCACGCGCACGGCGCGACCGCGTCACGCTGACCCACACCGATGCGTCGGGACCGGCGCGTTTCGTCGTGCCATCAGGCACCCCACTCAGCCCCGGCGACACCGTGCTCGTCGGCGAGCGCTGGTTCTGATCATGCCTCTGGTTGACGGTCAGCCGCTTCGTATCCTGCACGCCACGCGCGCGCCTGTCGGCGGCATCTTCCGTCATATCCTCGATCTCGCCAACGGCCAGTCCGAGCGCGGCCATCACGTCGGCATCATCGCCGACAGCCTCACCGGCGGCGAACGCGCCGAGCAGGCGCTGGCGGAAATCGCGCCGCGTCTCAAGCTCGGCGTTCACCGCACGGCCATTCGCCGTGAGCCGCTGCCGAGCGATTTTTTGGTGTGGGCCCGATTCCAGCGCATGATCGGCCAACTGAAGCCGGACGTGCTGCACGGTCACGGTGCCAAGGCCGGCGCCTACATGCGTTTGCGGACCGCTTCCCGCGACAGGATCCGGGTCTACACCCCGCATGGCGGCTCGCTGCACTATCCGCTGGCGACACTGAAGGGCAACATCTATGCCCGTGTCGAACGCGCGCTGATGAACGATACCGACCTGTTCCTGTTCGAAAGCGCGTTTGCGCGCGACACCTATCAGCGCACCATCGGCACGCCGAAGGGACTGGTGCGGTGCGTGTTCAACGGCGTTACCGCCAGCGAATTCGATGCGGTCGTGAAGGCCGAAGACGCCACCGACCTGATCTATGTCGGCGAGTTCCGGCACATCAAGGGCGCCGACCTCCTGATCGACGCGGTGGCGAGGCTGCGCGCCGGCGGCCGTCCGGTGACGCTCACGCTCGCCGGCGACGGCGAGGAAAGCGAAAGCCTCAAGGCCCAGGTGGAGCAGTTCGGCCTTGGCGACGCCGTGCGGTTCATCGGCCACGTCAAGGCACGCTACGGCTTCTCCAAGGGCTCGCTGCTGGTGGTTCCCTCCCGCGGGGATTCGATGCCCTATGTCGTGATCGAGGCGGCGGCTGCCGGCATTCCAATGGTCGCCGCCAATGTCGGCGGCATCCCCGAGATTTTCGGCCCGCATGGCGATGCCTTGTTCGCTCCCAGCAACGCCGTCGCCATGGCCGATGCGATCGAAACCGCGCTGAAGGATCCGGCTGCGGCGCGCGAGCGGGCCAAATCGCTGCGCGAACGAATCTTCCAGCATTTTTCGCAGAAGGCGATGGTCGAAGGCGTCTTTGCCGGCTACCGCGACGCGTTTGCTAATCGTTAACCGTTCTTTACCAACGTAACCGTTTCTTCCGATTTGTCCCGTAAGCCGTGGGTGTGGGGAATTCCGCACCGGCAGGCACCTTCCTTATGTGCATGCTCCAGAACGGACGTGGACCAGTGGAACCGATTAACGCACGCTCGATGTTCGACTCCGCGGCAACGGCCGCGATGGCCGCCACCGCCGATCGCCCGCCGGTCGAACGGCGCCGCAGGCTCACTCCCGCCGCCCTTGCCGTCGCCAATCAGAAAGTCGGCCGCGCCTACTCTCCGATCGTGATCGCCGGCGTCGTTCGCGGCCTCGACTTTGCGATGCTGAGCGCGATCGGCATCGCGCTCTATTTCGGCTATGTCGTCCCCCTCAGGGGCTTTTCCTGGGAATTTCTCGCGGCGATCTTCGGCGTGGCCGCAACGGCCGTGATCTGCTTCCAGGCCGCCGATATCTACCAGGTGCAGCTATTCCGCGGCCATCTTCGCCAGATGACCCGGATGATCTCATCCTGGGCCTTCGTGTTCCTGCTGTTCATCGGCGCATCTTTCATCGTCAAGCTCGGCAGCGAAATTTCGCGGCTCTGGCTTACGGCGTTTTTCTTTAGCGGCATTGCAGCGCTGGTGACCGGGCGGGTGTTCTTGCGCTCACTGGTACGCGGCTGGGCCCGTCAGGGCCGGCTCGATCGCCGCACCATCATCGTGGGCGCGGACGAGAACGGCGAGCAGCTGGTCCAGGCGCTCAAGACCCAGGATGATTCCGACATCAAGGTGCTCGGCGTGTTCGACGACCGCAACGACGACCGCGCGATGGATACCTGCGCCGGCAGTCCCAAGCTCGGCAAGGTCGACGACATCGTCGAATTGGCGCGCCGCACCCGCATCGACCTCGTGCTGTTCGCGCTGCCGATCTCGGCCGAGACGCGCATTCTCGAGATGCTGAAGAAACTATGGGTGCTGCCGGTCGATATCCGCCTTTCGGCCCATACCAACAAGCTGCGCTTCCGTCCCCGTTCCTATTCCTATCTCGGGGAGGTGCCAACCCTCGACGTGTTCGAGGCGCCGATCACCGACTGGGACCTGGTGATGAAGTGGCTGTTCGATCACGTCGTCGGCTTCGCGATCCTGGTGCTGGCATTACCGGTGATGGGATTGGTCGCGCTCGCGGTCAAGCTCGACAGCCCCGGGCCGGTGCTGTTCCGCCAGAAAAGATTCGGCTTCAACAATGAGCGCATCGACGTCTTCAAGTTTCGCTCGATGTACCACCATCAGGCCGATCCGACCGCCTCCAAGGTCGTGACGCGGAACGATCCGCGCGTCACCCGCGTCGGCCGCTTCATCCGCAAGACCAGCCTCGACGAATTGCCGCAACTCTTCAACGTGGTGTTCAAGAGCAACCTCTCGCTGGTCGGCCCCCGCCCGCATGCCGTGCAAGGCAAGCTGCAGAGCCGGCTGTTCGATGAGGCCGTCGACGGCTATTTCGCGCGCCACCGCGTCAAGCCGGGGATCACCGGCTGGGCGCAGATCAGCGGCTGGCGCGGCGAAGTCGATACCGACGAGAAGATCCAGAAGCGCGTCGAGTTTGATCTCTATTACATCGAGAACTGGTCGGTGCTGTTTGACCTCTACATTCTGCTCAAGACGCCGCTGGCGTTGATGACGAAGAGCGAGAACGCGTACTGAGTTGAGAAGACCTCGCCGTCACTGCGAGCGTAGCGAAGCAATCCATAGCGTCGCGCTGGGAAAGATGGATTGCTTCGTCGCTCCGCTGCTCGTAATGACGCGGATAGTAGTATCGTAGTTTGTTGCGTTGTGTGAGTGCGTAATGGCGTATGCGGCGACAGCCGGGGGCTCCCTACCATCGATGACGGCCGCGCCCGGCGTGCTGGCCTTGCAGCGTGCGATGGTGTGGCTGGTCGGTGCATCCGGCGCCATCGTCTTCATCGAGCCTTCGCCCTATGAGCTGGCGACGCTTGCCGCCTCGCTGGTCTTCTTCGCAACGGGGTTGCGGATGCGGCTGGTGTTCATACCGCTGCTGTTGCTCTTGTTCCTGCTCAACCTCGGCTACAGCATCGCCGCGGTCGCGGTGATGGACCGGCCCAGTGTTCCGAACTGGATCGCGACCTCCTGGTACATGGCGGTCACGGTCATCTTCTTCGCGATGGTCATCTCCGAGGATACCGCGGCGCGGCTCGACATGCTCCGCCGCGGCCTTGTCGTCGGCGCCGTGATTGCCGCGCTCGCCGGCATCGCGGGTTACTTCAATCTCGTTCCCGGCGGGCGTGACCTGCTGACGCTGTACGACCGCGCCCGCGGCACCTTCAAGGACCCCAATGTGTTCGGCGCGTTCCTGATCCTGCCGGCGCTGCTCGCCCTGCAAAGCGTCGTTTCGGACAGGTTCGGCAAGGCGTTCCGCAGCGCGATCGCCTTCGGCATCATATCGCTGGCAATCCTGTTGGCATTTTCACGCGCCGCGTGGGGCGTGCTGGTGCTGACCTCCGCGTTGATGCTCGTGCTGATGGTGCTGACGAGCCGCTCGCAGTCGCAGCGCTCGCGCATCATCGTGATGGCGTTCGTCACCGTCGTTCTGGCGGCGGCGCTGGTGGCCGTGTTGCTGTCGTTCGATTCGATCGCGCAGCTGTTCAAGCAGCGCGCCAGCTTTGACCAGAGTTACGACTCTGGCCGCTTCGGCCGTTTCGGCCGCCATATCCTCGGCGCCGAAATGGCACTTGGGCTACCATTCGGCATCGGGCCATTGCAGTTCAACCGCTTCTTTCCCGAAGACACCCACAATTCCTACCTGAATGCGTTCATGTCGGGCGGCTGGCTCTCCGGCGTCTGCTATCCGACGCTGGTCTTCGTCACTATCCTGACGAGCTTCCGCTACGTCTTCGTCCGCGTGCCTTGGCAGCCGACCTTTCTGGCGATCTTCGCAGCTTTCCTCGGCACAGTCGGCGAGAGCTTCATCATCGACACCGATCACTGGCGGCATTTCTGGCTGATGCTGGGCACGATGTGGGGCATGTTCGTCGCAGCCGAACGCTGGAAGGCTGGCGCCAATCCCGCGCTCATGGTGCCCGCGAAGGCTTCCTAGAACCGCTTGCCTTGCTCTTCTCAGGCTTTTGCTCTGGCTTCCACGTTTGCGTTTTCTTGGGCGCTTCGACCATCGACTTGAGTTCCTCGGTCGCCGCCAGCATCGTCTCGTAGCTCCGCGAGGCAAATTCCAACAGCAGCCGCAGTTCGGCGTCCGAATAGGTCTCCCAGAGCTTGACCATGCCCCGCTGCATGTTTTCGTAGAAGCGCCCGACCCTGACCACGTTCTCCGGGACGGTCGCGATAAACACCTTGCGGCGATCGTCAGGATCGCGCTCGCGGCGGACCAGACCCGCTTTCTCCAGCCGATCGACGACGCCGGTGATGGCCCCCGTGGTCAGCCCCGTGACCTCCGCCAGCCGTCCTGCGGTCACCCGGCCTTCCAGATTGAGGAAGTCGAGACATTCGAGGTCAGAGCCCGAAATCCCGACCGTGTTGGCCACCGTTTGCCCAAAGATCGTGCCCTGCGCGGACCCGCGCCGCAGCGCGTTCTCGAGTTCCTGCATTAGTGCAGCCCGCGCCTTCGCTCTTGACAAGGCAAGCTCCATATCTTAGTCGATATACATCTTAGTTACTAAGATAATTAGCAACTATACGTTCCTATCATTTCGCGGATGCATGGAGCAAGGCAGCACATGAGCACACGACCCAAGGCCCTGATCATCGGCGGTGGCATCGCGGGTCCGGTGACCGCGATTTTTCTGAAGAAGGCCGGCATCGATGCCGAACTGTTCGAGGCCTGGCCCTATTCCGCCGGGATCGGCGGCGGCCTGCAGATCGCGCCGAACGGCATGCACGTGCTGGCCGAAATCGGCCTCGCCGACGAAATGATCCGGCGCGGATCTATCGCGGAATCCTTTGATTTCCATTCGCAATCCGGCGCCCGCCTCGGTTCGGTCAATCGGAACATGAGGCAGCGCTTCGGCCAGCCTGCGGTGAACATGTGCCGCGCAACCCTGAACGAGGCGCTGATCGACAAGGCCTGGTGCGAGAACGTCGAGCTGCGGTTCGAGAAGCGGCTCGTCGCCATCGAGGATCGCGCAGACAAGCCTGTCGTCGCGCATTTCGACGACGGCTCCAGCGCCGAGGGCGATTTCGTGATCGGCGCCGATGGCGTGCATTCCGCGGTGCGTAGCCACGTACTTCCGGATGGCCCAAAGCCATTCGACACCGGCCTGATCGGATTCGGCGGCTTCGTTCCGCGGTCGGTGATTTCGGACGCGCCGATCGGCCAGCGTGTGGCGACGACGTTCGGACAAAGTGGCTTCTTCGGCTACGGTCTTTGCAGTTCCGACGAGACCAACGGCGTGATGTGGTGGAGTACGCAGCCTTCGCACGGCACCGACGCGGCGGCATTTCGCGCCATGAGCCAGGATGCGATCAAGCGGCATCTCCTCGATTTCCATGCCGGCTGGCACGATCCGATCCCGCGCATTCTGGAGGCGGCCGAGAATATCGTGGTGACGGCGACGCTGGATGTCGCGACCCTGCCGACCTGGTCGCGCCAGCGTACGCTTCTGATCGGCGATGCCGCGCACGCCACCAGCCCGCATGCCGGCCAGGGCGCTTCGCTGGCGCTCGAAGACGCCATGCGGCTCGGCCGGCTGATGCAGCACCGGAAGGAGCTCGCGCTGACCTTCCAGAACTTCGAGGCCGAACGCCGTCCACGCGCAGAGCGTGTCGTCGCACTCGCCCGCCGCAACGGCAACAGCAAACGCGAGTTCAGCGCCAACGGCGCCTGGATCCGCGACCGCATGCTGAAGCTGCTGCTACCGCTGTCGGCCAAGGGAATGGACTGGATGTATGCCTATGATCCCCGCGCGGCGGAGCCGTCGCGCCGGGCGGCGGCGTAACTGTGCAGGGTGGCCAGGCGCATTGCGCCGTGCCCACCATCACGATCGTGCGCTGGATGGTGGGCACGCTCCGCTTTGCCCACCCTTGTATTAGCGCACCAGATTATACTTGCGTCGTTCCGTGAGGAATGGCCCAGCCTGGGTGGCCACCCGGGCTGGGCCGCCGATCGATCGGATCGATGCCCACCGAAGCCTTGAGGGCTGTCTGTCGTAGCAAGATCGCGGTCGGCACTTCAT
This genomic window contains:
- a CDS encoding undecaprenyl-phosphate glucose phosphotransferase, whose amino-acid sequence is MEPINARSMFDSAATAAMAATADRPPVERRRRLTPAALAVANQKVGRAYSPIVIAGVVRGLDFAMLSAIGIALYFGYVVPLRGFSWEFLAAIFGVAATAVICFQAADIYQVQLFRGHLRQMTRMISSWAFVFLLFIGASFIVKLGSEISRLWLTAFFFSGIAALVTGRVFLRSLVRGWARQGRLDRRTIIVGADENGEQLVQALKTQDDSDIKVLGVFDDRNDDRAMDTCAGSPKLGKVDDIVELARRTRIDLVLFALPISAETRILEMLKKLWVLPVDIRLSAHTNKLRFRPRSYSYLGEVPTLDVFEAPITDWDLVMKWLFDHVVGFAILVLALPVMGLVALAVKLDSPGPVLFRQKRFGFNNERIDVFKFRSMYHHQADPTASKVVTRNDPRVTRVGRFIRKTSLDELPQLFNVVFKSNLSLVGPRPHAVQGKLQSRLFDEAVDGYFARHRVKPGITGWAQISGWRGEVDTDEKIQKRVEFDLYYIENWSVLFDLYILLKTPLALMTKSENAY
- a CDS encoding FAD-dependent oxidoreductase, with product MSTRPKALIIGGGIAGPVTAIFLKKAGIDAELFEAWPYSAGIGGGLQIAPNGMHVLAEIGLADEMIRRGSIAESFDFHSQSGARLGSVNRNMRQRFGQPAVNMCRATLNEALIDKAWCENVELRFEKRLVAIEDRADKPVVAHFDDGSSAEGDFVIGADGVHSAVRSHVLPDGPKPFDTGLIGFGGFVPRSVISDAPIGQRVATTFGQSGFFGYGLCSSDETNGVMWWSTQPSHGTDAAAFRAMSQDAIKRHLLDFHAGWHDPIPRILEAAENIVVTATLDVATLPTWSRQRTLLIGDAAHATSPHAGQGASLALEDAMRLGRLMQHRKELALTFQNFEAERRPRAERVVALARRNGNSKREFSANGAWIRDRMLKLLLPLSAKGMDWMYAYDPRAAEPSRRAAA
- a CDS encoding O-antigen ligase family protein, yielding MAYAATAGGSLPSMTAAPGVLALQRAMVWLVGASGAIVFIEPSPYELATLAASLVFFATGLRMRLVFIPLLLLLFLLNLGYSIAAVAVMDRPSVPNWIATSWYMAVTVIFFAMVISEDTAARLDMLRRGLVVGAVIAALAGIAGYFNLVPGGRDLLTLYDRARGTFKDPNVFGAFLILPALLALQSVVSDRFGKAFRSAIAFGIISLAILLAFSRAAWGVLVLTSALMLVLMVLTSRSQSQRSRIIVMAFVTVVLAAALVAVLLSFDSIAQLFKQRASFDQSYDSGRFGRFGRHILGAEMALGLPFGIGPLQFNRFFPEDTHNSYLNAFMSGGWLSGVCYPTLVFVTILTSFRYVFVRVPWQPTFLAIFAAFLGTVGESFIIDTDHWRHFWLMLGTMWGMFVAAERWKAGANPALMVPAKAS
- a CDS encoding MarR family winged helix-turn-helix transcriptional regulator, translated to MQELENALRRGSAQGTIFGQTVANTVGISGSDLECLDFLNLEGRVTAGRLAEVTGLTTGAITGVVDRLEKAGLVRRERDPDDRRKVFIATVPENVVRVGRFYENMQRGMVKLWETYSDAELRLLLEFASRSYETMLAATEELKSMVEAPKKTQTWKPEQKPEKSKASGSRKPSRAP